Proteins found in one Pseudomonas mosselii genomic segment:
- a CDS encoding DUF2958 domain-containing protein, with product MTTLVTEEDRVHLLAHGLTRAAGQECDPLPVVRLFTPDAHATWLLAALDPTDGDTAYGLIDLGIGMPALATVKLSDLASIVGPLKQPVIRDRYFQPTRPLSEYVRLAQENGSITD from the coding sequence TTGACCACGCTTGTCACCGAGGAAGACCGGGTGCACCTACTGGCCCACGGCCTCACCCGCGCCGCAGGCCAGGAATGTGACCCGCTGCCCGTGGTGCGCCTGTTCACACCGGACGCACATGCGACCTGGCTATTGGCCGCGCTCGATCCGACCGATGGCGATACGGCCTACGGCCTGATCGACCTCGGGATCGGGATGCCTGCCCTGGCGACGGTGAAGCTGTCCGATCTGGCGTCCATCGTCGGGCCGCTCAAGCAGCCCGTGATACGAGATCGGTACTTCCAGCCGACGCGGCCGCTGTCGGAATACGTTCGACTGGCTCAGGAAAACGGTTCGATCACCGATTGA
- a CDS encoding ParB/RepB/Spo0J family partition protein, whose product MNAVTQTEARAINTAAAIPLEAADPTKNLILVPLSRLVSRPTGRNVRKTPRMSIPELAASIQRVGLLQNLIVIAAADGEHYEVVAGGRRLAALKLLAKKHRISKEWEVPCLQVADGTARTASLTENVQREAMHPADQFEAFAALVAEGRSIEDIAADFSVTPLVVQRRLKLANVSPRLLADYRAEAVSLDQLMALAITDDHAAQEAAFYDAPTWQRSPHNLRDRLTEREIDAYRHPLVRFVGLDGYEQEGGGIRRDLFAEGDKGVYLTDAALLERLAQDKLAGIAAKVQAEGWAWVDATPGMTHADLQAFQRAPRERRSPNKRDAQRIEKLQTKLHELAEAVDAALDDEDEEKADALQEEGERLGEQLQALEEGLLDYAANVKAAAGAIVTIDRDGQAAIHRGLLREAEAKALRTLERLRQGFGSEGEAANEDEGEDDEQPKTATMSDRLAQRLSAHRTAALQIEVARHPQAALAAVVHGMVQTVLQESHYGHDLPLGVRLTVQDRLEGMAPDWPESPAAVALRELQQVAGETLPEDSAELFAALLAKSQDELVRLLAVCLASTVDVVTPRATPHQPGAELAQAVGLDMAAWWQPTNEGYFRHVPKAAILEAVGGFAPSHVTRLAKLKKGDIASEAERLAAGTGWMPAIFRTEGPQQAGQDAPADGEAEAQEEAAAVADVQPQAEALAA is encoded by the coding sequence ATGAACGCCGTTACCCAAACCGAAGCCCGCGCCATCAACACCGCCGCCGCTATCCCGCTGGAAGCCGCTGACCCGACCAAGAACCTGATTCTGGTTCCGCTGTCGCGGCTGGTGTCGCGCCCCACTGGCCGCAACGTGCGCAAGACCCCGCGCATGTCCATTCCCGAACTCGCCGCCAGCATCCAGCGTGTCGGCCTGCTGCAAAACCTCATCGTGATTGCCGCCGCCGACGGCGAGCATTACGAAGTCGTGGCCGGTGGCCGTCGCCTCGCAGCGTTGAAGCTGCTGGCGAAGAAGCACCGCATCAGCAAGGAATGGGAGGTGCCTTGCCTGCAGGTGGCCGATGGCACCGCACGCACGGCCAGCCTGACCGAGAACGTGCAGCGCGAAGCCATGCACCCCGCCGACCAGTTCGAGGCGTTCGCCGCGCTGGTGGCCGAAGGCCGCAGCATCGAGGATATCGCAGCGGATTTTTCCGTCACGCCGCTGGTGGTGCAGCGCCGCTTGAAACTCGCCAACGTCTCGCCGCGCCTGCTGGCCGACTATCGCGCCGAGGCCGTGAGCCTTGACCAGTTGATGGCCCTTGCCATCACCGACGACCACGCCGCGCAGGAAGCCGCGTTCTACGATGCGCCGACATGGCAGCGCAGCCCGCACAACCTGCGCGACCGTCTGACCGAACGCGAAATCGACGCCTACCGGCATCCGCTGGTGCGCTTTGTCGGGCTGGACGGCTACGAGCAGGAAGGCGGTGGCATCCGCCGCGACCTGTTCGCGGAGGGCGACAAAGGCGTGTATCTGACCGATGCCGCACTGCTGGAACGGCTGGCGCAGGACAAGCTGGCAGGTATCGCCGCCAAGGTGCAGGCCGAGGGCTGGGCGTGGGTGGATGCCACGCCGGGCATGACCCATGCCGATCTGCAAGCCTTCCAGCGTGCGCCAAGGGAACGCCGCAGTCCGAACAAGCGCGACGCGCAGCGCATCGAGAAGCTGCAAACCAAGCTGCACGAACTGGCCGAAGCCGTGGATGCCGCGCTGGACGACGAAGACGAAGAAAAGGCCGATGCCTTGCAGGAAGAAGGCGAACGCCTGGGCGAGCAGTTGCAGGCGCTGGAAGAAGGCTTGCTGGACTATGCGGCCAATGTGAAGGCCGCAGCCGGTGCCATCGTCACCATCGACCGCGACGGGCAGGCCGCGATTCATCGCGGGCTGCTGCGCGAAGCCGAAGCCAAGGCGCTGCGCACGCTGGAACGACTGCGGCAGGGTTTCGGCAGCGAAGGCGAAGCCGCAAACGAGGACGAAGGCGAGGACGACGAGCAGCCCAAGACCGCCACCATGTCCGACCGACTGGCGCAGCGGTTGAGCGCGCACCGTACCGCCGCGCTGCAAATCGAAGTGGCCCGGCATCCGCAAGCCGCGCTGGCCGCCGTGGTGCATGGCATGGTGCAGACCGTCTTGCAGGAAAGCCACTACGGCCACGACCTGCCGCTGGGCGTGCGCCTCACGGTGCAAGACCGGCTGGAAGGCATGGCCCCGGACTGGCCGGAATCACCCGCCGCCGTGGCGCTGCGCGAACTGCAACAGGTGGCAGGCGAAACCTTGCCGGAGGACAGCGCCGAACTGTTCGCCGCGCTGCTGGCGAAATCACAGGATGAACTGGTGCGGCTGCTGGCCGTGTGCTTAGCTTCCACGGTGGACGTGGTGACGCCTCGCGCCACGCCGCACCAGCCCGGCGCGGAACTGGCGCAGGCCGTGGGGCTGGATATGGCCGCGTGGTGGCAGCCCACCAATGAGGGTTACTTCCGGCATGTGCCGAAGGCCGCGATTCTGGAAGCCGTTGGCGGGTTCGCGCCCTCGCACGTCACCCGACTGGCGAAGTTGAAGAAGGGCGACATTGCCAGCGAAGCCGAACGGCTCGCCGCTGGCACCGGCTGGATGCCCGCCATCTTCCGCACCGAAGGCCCGCAGCAGGCCGGGCAGGACGCGCCGGCGGATGGCGAAGCCGAAGCACAGGAAGAAGCGGCCGCCGTGGCGGATGTCCAGCCGCAGGCCGAGGCTTTGGCCGCGTGA
- a CDS encoding helix-turn-helix domain-containing protein, whose amino-acid sequence MAAKNSLAAAIRTVRKARGLSQEAFSNVSSRTYMSTLERDLKSPTIQKLADLCEVMEVHPLTLLTLAYAGDSTREADELLAQVRQELRAILEEPDTP is encoded by the coding sequence GTGGCAGCGAAGAACTCATTGGCAGCGGCGATTCGGACGGTAAGGAAGGCGCGTGGTTTGAGCCAGGAAGCGTTCTCCAACGTGTCCAGTCGCACCTACATGAGCACGCTGGAGCGCGACCTGAAAAGCCCAACCATCCAGAAGCTGGCCGATCTGTGCGAGGTCATGGAAGTGCATCCGCTCACGCTGCTCACATTGGCTTATGCCGGTGACAGCACCCGCGAAGCTGATGAATTGCTGGCACAGGTGCGCCAGGAACTCAGGGCGATATTGGAAGAGCCCGACACGCCGTAG
- a CDS encoding AAA family ATPase, with translation MDLQARIFSDFNGTKIQKFGRYNLVYGWNGTGKSTLSNLFSCFELRSMVPRFSTGQFSVVLEDGSTITESTLHSSQLNIHVFNQRFVHENIDWDKSVKSILLIAKEKIDDLQKLEKLKSELQSKKKAHDDKQSDIKKQREALEKFLTNAAKKMKLGLQAIDTSDSYYLNYDRRKLSNFIQNNGETIIKAESVLPDERVIDLTNAAKPDQLPSIAFASTAIEPDYFKKAAGRIRDLIGTTAVNQAIQRLTDNPDIREWVQAGLEIHKNHDSQSCEFCGSPFAQLRAEALAAHFSKEFTEFQSRLQNAATWIESQGAPANQFPASTEFYKELSAEAEKLQKDYATAAEKIDQQMDAWREALKAKITDPGKTDIQISDVVEDDVTNFNDILKSIVALVGKHNNKTSNFKSETSKSKVALELHFAAAEVQEFDYAGSEKKCNDLESEAKNDHKEIEKISLEVGAIEAALSNETVGAKEFNDILHRFIGRSELCLNFNQKKKGYEIIRNGVGEHDGNLSEGEKTAIAFVYFITKLKENGNNIKDTIVVVDDPVSSFDSNHLFHAYSFLRTQCTEAKQLFVLTHNFTYFKLVRDWFTGTNRNRVKKGNAENCFFYRLDAPPGSPRHSLLVDADDSLKNYGSERRPPGLSSGRV, from the coding sequence TTGGATTTACAGGCTCGAATCTTCAGCGACTTCAATGGAACGAAGATCCAAAAGTTCGGCCGGTACAACCTGGTCTATGGTTGGAATGGAACAGGCAAGTCAACGTTATCGAATCTATTCTCTTGCTTTGAGCTTCGCTCGATGGTTCCCCGCTTCAGCACGGGCCAATTTTCAGTAGTTCTGGAGGATGGCTCAACGATCACGGAATCCACACTCCACTCATCCCAATTGAATATTCATGTTTTCAATCAACGCTTCGTGCATGAGAACATTGATTGGGACAAATCCGTAAAGAGCATCCTTCTTATTGCGAAAGAGAAGATTGATGACTTGCAGAAGCTGGAGAAGCTGAAGAGCGAGCTTCAGTCGAAAAAGAAGGCTCACGACGACAAGCAAAGCGATATCAAGAAGCAGCGTGAGGCATTAGAGAAGTTCCTGACCAATGCTGCCAAGAAAATGAAGCTTGGACTTCAGGCGATTGATACGAGCGACAGTTATTACTTGAATTACGACCGCCGCAAGCTCTCCAACTTCATACAGAATAACGGCGAGACAATTATCAAGGCGGAGTCGGTTCTTCCAGATGAGAGGGTTATCGACCTTACGAATGCCGCCAAGCCAGATCAGCTTCCAAGCATTGCTTTCGCCTCAACGGCCATTGAGCCGGACTACTTTAAGAAAGCGGCGGGCCGCATCAGAGATTTGATTGGGACTACGGCGGTCAATCAAGCAATCCAGCGGCTTACCGATAACCCGGACATCCGCGAATGGGTTCAAGCAGGCTTGGAAATCCATAAAAACCACGACTCGCAATCCTGCGAGTTCTGCGGCTCTCCGTTCGCCCAGCTTCGTGCCGAGGCGCTTGCTGCCCACTTCAGCAAGGAGTTCACGGAGTTTCAGAGCCGACTTCAGAATGCGGCGACATGGATTGAATCTCAAGGCGCTCCAGCTAATCAGTTTCCCGCATCGACCGAGTTTTATAAAGAACTATCGGCCGAGGCAGAAAAGCTTCAAAAGGACTACGCAACTGCTGCTGAAAAGATCGACCAGCAAATGGACGCCTGGCGGGAAGCCCTGAAGGCCAAGATCACAGACCCTGGGAAGACAGACATTCAGATCTCGGATGTGGTTGAAGACGATGTCACCAATTTCAATGACATCCTGAAGTCGATTGTTGCTCTCGTTGGAAAGCACAACAATAAGACTTCAAATTTCAAATCTGAGACCTCAAAAAGCAAGGTGGCACTGGAGCTTCACTTTGCTGCGGCTGAGGTGCAAGAGTTTGACTATGCTGGAAGTGAGAAGAAGTGCAATGACCTTGAGTCAGAAGCAAAGAACGACCATAAGGAAATTGAAAAAATTAGTCTAGAGGTCGGAGCCATAGAAGCGGCGCTCTCGAATGAAACGGTCGGGGCAAAGGAGTTCAATGACATCCTGCATCGCTTCATTGGCCGCTCTGAGCTTTGCCTGAACTTCAATCAGAAGAAGAAAGGCTATGAGATCATCAGAAACGGGGTTGGTGAGCACGATGGGAATTTGAGCGAAGGTGAGAAGACTGCGATTGCATTTGTCTATTTCATCACGAAGCTCAAAGAAAATGGAAATAACATCAAGGATACGATCGTCGTCGTTGACGATCCGGTCTCAAGCTTTGATTCTAATCACTTGTTTCACGCCTACTCGTTTTTGAGAACGCAATGCACTGAAGCCAAGCAACTTTTTGTGCTGACTCACAACTTCACTTACTTTAAGCTAGTGAGAGACTGGTTCACTGGCACCAATAGGAATCGAGTCAAAAAAGGCAACGCCGAGAATTGCTTCTTTTATCGCCTGGATGCGCCACCTGGCTCCCCTCGTCACTCCCTACTTGTGGATGCCGACGACTCACTCAAGAACTACGGTTCCGAGCGACGTCCCCCCGGCTTGAGTAGTGGGCGGGTTTAG
- a CDS encoding replication initiator protein A, producing the protein MSSPPGQALPQREQLDLFRALPGDMAPRDSQDLMAFPFFSLAKSRRTAPIDFRSGNVTIRVEGTQEHGIATIWDADVLIWAASQIVEARDAGLRPSRWIRATPYEILRFIGRGTSLNDYQRLKAALDRLQSTTVATSIRETTGRRLHRFSWINEWKELADASGTPLGIELILPDWFYAGVLDAALVLTIDPAYFRLKGGIERWLYRLVRKHGGRQEHGWQFDFRHLYRKSGSAARFSDFAYDVRALVARQSLPGYVLGIERMPDDNTELLTFRPVPHAARG; encoded by the coding sequence ATGTCCAGCCCGCCAGGGCAAGCCTTGCCGCAGCGCGAACAGCTCGATCTGTTCCGAGCGCTGCCGGGCGACATGGCGCCACGCGATTCCCAGGACTTGATGGCCTTTCCGTTCTTCTCGCTTGCCAAGTCGCGGCGCACGGCGCCGATCGACTTCCGCAGCGGGAACGTCACCATTCGCGTGGAAGGCACGCAGGAGCACGGCATCGCAACGATATGGGATGCCGACGTGCTGATATGGGCCGCCTCGCAGATCGTGGAGGCGCGCGACGCGGGCCTGCGCCCGTCGCGCTGGATACGCGCCACGCCTTACGAGATTTTGCGCTTCATCGGGCGCGGCACGTCCCTCAACGACTACCAGCGCCTGAAGGCCGCCCTCGACCGGCTGCAATCGACCACGGTGGCCACGTCCATCCGCGAAACCACGGGAAGGCGCTTGCATCGCTTCTCGTGGATCAACGAGTGGAAGGAACTCGCCGACGCCAGCGGCACCCCGCTGGGCATCGAGCTGATCTTGCCGGACTGGTTCTATGCCGGCGTGCTCGACGCCGCCCTGGTGCTGACCATCGACCCGGCCTATTTCCGCTTGAAAGGCGGTATCGAACGCTGGCTGTACCGCCTGGTGCGCAAGCATGGCGGGCGGCAGGAGCACGGCTGGCAATTCGACTTCCGACACCTGTACCGCAAATCCGGCAGCGCGGCCCGCTTCTCGGACTTCGCCTACGACGTGCGCGCCCTGGTGGCGCGGCAGTCGTTGCCCGGCTACGTCCTCGGCATCGAGCGGATGCCGGACGACAACACCGAGCTGCTGACCTTCCGGCCCGTGCCGCACGCGGCACGGGGATAA
- the parA gene encoding ParA family partition ATPase yields the protein MIFAFLNQKGGVGKTTLATHIAGELAMRGLHVILLDADPQGSSLDWTQRRSQQGLPRLFSAVGLARETLHQEAPELARRADHIIIDGPPRIAALARSALLAAERVLIPVQPSPYDVWASAEMVALIREAQVFRPALRAAFVINRRVSTTIIGREARQSLAEQPLPALRSEIHQRIVFADSVAAGRLARETAPDSAAAREIAALTDELLRWPT from the coding sequence ATGATCTTCGCGTTTCTCAACCAGAAAGGCGGCGTCGGCAAGACCACGCTCGCCACGCACATCGCCGGCGAACTGGCGATGCGCGGCCTGCATGTCATCCTGCTGGATGCCGACCCGCAGGGGTCATCGCTCGACTGGACGCAGCGGCGTAGCCAGCAGGGCCTGCCCCGTCTGTTCAGCGCCGTGGGCCTTGCCCGCGAAACGCTGCATCAGGAAGCGCCAGAACTCGCCAGGCGGGCCGATCACATCATCATCGACGGCCCGCCGCGCATCGCCGCCCTCGCGCGCTCCGCGCTGCTGGCGGCCGAGCGCGTGCTGATCCCCGTGCAGCCCAGCCCCTACGACGTATGGGCTTCTGCCGAGATGGTCGCACTGATCCGCGAAGCACAGGTGTTCCGGCCAGCGCTACGCGCGGCCTTCGTCATCAACCGGCGCGTCAGCACCACCATCATCGGCAGGGAGGCACGGCAATCGCTGGCCGAACAGCCGCTGCCCGCGCTGCGCTCGGAGATCCACCAGCGCATCGTCTTTGCCGACAGCGTAGCCGCTGGCCGGCTCGCCCGCGAAACCGCGCCCGACAGCGCCGCTGCCCGCGAGA
- a CDS encoding DUF736 domain-containing protein, translated as MANIGTFTAEKDGFTGTLRTLTLNVKVKLVPNDKGDTENAPDFHLQAAGHEVGAAWKKTSEAGREYLSVSIDDPSFPATVYARLIENEDGTHDLIWSRNKPKAA; from the coding sequence ATGGCTAACATCGGCACCTTCACCGCAGAGAAAGACGGCTTCACCGGCACGCTTCGCACCCTGACGCTCAACGTCAAGGTCAAGCTGGTTCCCAACGACAAGGGCGACACCGAGAACGCCCCCGACTTCCACCTGCAAGCGGCTGGCCACGAAGTCGGCGCAGCGTGGAAGAAGACCAGCGAGGCCGGGCGGGAATACCTGTCCGTATCCATCGACGACCCTTCGTTCCCGGCGACGGTCTATGCCCGCCTGATCGAGAACGAGGACGGCACGCACGACCTGATCTGGTCGCGCAACAAGCCGAAGGCGGCCTGA
- a CDS encoding DUF932 domain-containing protein: MQLASRFAFRSPSLRSDYPLSDDQIHRVAPSIFADAPHESRSQRYAYIPTAAVLTELRKEGFQPFMVTQTRVRDEGKREHTKHMIRLRHASQINGAEANEIVLLNSHDGTSSYQMLAGMFRFVCSNGLVCGNTVADVRVPHKGDVAGLVIEGAYEVLSGFDRVKESRDAMRGITLDDGESEVFARAALALKYDDPDKPAPITESQILMPRRFDDRRPDLWSVFNRTQENLTQGGLRGRSANGRRQQTRPVQGIDQNIRLNRALWLLADGMRQLKA, from the coding sequence ATGCAACTCGCATCCCGTTTCGCTTTCCGCTCCCCCTCGCTGCGCAGCGATTACCCGCTGTCCGACGACCAGATTCACCGCGTGGCCCCGTCCATCTTCGCGGATGCCCCGCACGAGAGCCGTTCGCAGCGGTACGCCTATATCCCCACCGCCGCCGTGCTGACCGAGCTTCGCAAAGAAGGCTTCCAGCCTTTCATGGTGACGCAAACCCGCGTGCGCGACGAAGGCAAGCGCGAGCACACCAAACACATGATTCGCTTGCGCCATGCCAGCCAGATCAACGGCGCGGAGGCCAACGAAATCGTGCTGCTGAACTCGCACGACGGCACCAGCAGCTATCAGATGCTGGCCGGAATGTTCCGGTTCGTGTGCAGCAATGGCCTTGTTTGCGGCAACACCGTGGCCGATGTGCGAGTGCCCCATAAAGGCGACGTGGCCGGTCTGGTCATTGAGGGCGCTTACGAAGTCTTGAGCGGTTTCGATCGGGTGAAGGAATCGCGCGATGCCATGCGCGGCATCACCTTGGACGATGGCGAATCCGAAGTGTTCGCCCGCGCCGCGCTCGCCCTCAAGTACGACGACCCCGACAAGCCCGCGCCCATCACGGAATCGCAAATCCTGATGCCGCGCCGCTTCGACGACCGCCGCCCCGACCTGTGGAGCGTGTTCAACCGCACCCAAGAAAACCTGACCCAAGGCGGGCTGCGTGGCCGCAGCGCCAACGGGCGCCGACAGCAAACCCGCCCGGTGCAGGGCATCGACCAAAACATCCGACTGAATCGCGCCCTCTGGCTGCTGGCCGATGGCATGCGCCAGTTGAAAGCCTGA
- a CDS encoding DUF2285 domain-containing protein, with protein MTDRSSQHWYPTAAYLYTLHLDGPALAWEYLRRNASYRRDWLRRRRKPDAAQAWGLRLLEDPGLDARDAHPAWFPDHDGVVQLYPDADPPPDAHTFEFWRIPGRKQLTHDGKRLVLVSHWPGCCVRLALAPDLEDGSAYLYATRACATPCARYRTLAAKLDALSAATVAAPVATARSRPTPAALLELHTLQALDATLAGASLREVAEGLFGADAVAADWHKDSALRARVRRLVRRGDELMHGGYRRLAQLPMFPSH; from the coding sequence ATGACTGACCGCAGCAGCCAACACTGGTATCCCACGGCCGCGTATCTCTACACGCTGCACCTCGATGGCCCAGCGCTGGCTTGGGAGTATTTGCGCAGGAATGCAAGCTACCGGCGCGACTGGCTACGCCGGCGTCGCAAGCCAGATGCGGCGCAGGCCTGGGGCCTGCGCCTGCTGGAAGATCCCGGCCTGGATGCGCGCGATGCACATCCTGCTTGGTTCCCCGATCACGACGGCGTGGTGCAGCTATACCCCGACGCCGACCCACCACCCGATGCGCATACCTTCGAGTTCTGGCGCATTCCTGGGCGCAAGCAACTGACCCACGACGGCAAGCGCCTGGTGCTTGTATCGCATTGGCCAGGCTGCTGCGTTCGGCTCGCACTCGCACCCGACCTAGAAGATGGCTCGGCCTATCTCTACGCCACACGCGCCTGCGCCACGCCCTGTGCGCGCTACCGCACGCTCGCTGCGAAGCTGGATGCGCTATCTGCCGCAACCGTGGCCGCGCCTGTGGCAACAGCCCGCTCTCGCCCCACGCCCGCCGCGCTGCTGGAACTGCATACCTTGCAAGCGCTCGACGCGACCCTCGCGGGAGCCTCTTTGCGCGAAGTGGCCGAAGGTCTGTTCGGCGCGGATGCCGTCGCGGCCGACTGGCACAAAGACAGTGCATTGCGTGCCCGCGTGCGGCGGCTGGTACGCCGCGGCGATGAGCTGATGCACGGCGGCTACCGCCGACTAGCGCAGCTTCCAATGTTCCCGTCGCATTAG
- a CDS encoding helix-turn-helix transcriptional regulator, which produces MRPAPSRPAAAAVTATSQPQRYLTNDEAADYLRLSPRTLEKQRVIGGGPKFRKFGRRVMYAVSDLDAWADQRSYEATSDPEYAERHAGDYRDGR; this is translated from the coding sequence ATGCGACCTGCTCCCTCGCGGCCTGCCGCCGCTGCCGTCACTGCGACCTCGCAGCCTCAACGCTACCTGACAAACGACGAAGCCGCCGACTACCTGCGGCTGTCGCCGCGCACGCTGGAGAAGCAGCGGGTGATCGGCGGCGGCCCCAAGTTCCGCAAGTTCGGCCGCCGCGTCATGTACGCGGTGTCCGACCTCGATGCCTGGGCCGACCAGCGCAGCTACGAGGCCACGTCCGATCCCGAATACGCCGAGCGCCACGCGGGCGACTACCGTGATGGCCGCTGA
- a CDS encoding IS256 family transposase, producing the protein MDQDKLKALAAELAKDIKSEKDLGTLTQQLIKLTVETALNAEMDEHLGYEKHAPQGRGTGNNRNGYSTKRLKGQHGEVTIQAPRDRNSSFEPQFVRKGQSRLTQMDDQILALYAKGLSTRDIVDAFKEMYDADISAGLVSKVTERVIEQVHEWQNRPLDPLYPIVYLDCIVLKIRANQRVINKSLYLALGINMEGHKELLGLWLAETEGAKFWLSVLTELKNRGLEDILIACVDGLKGFPDAIAVEYPQTKVQLCIVHMVRNSLRYVSWKDYKAVTADLKQIYQSATEREAQQALAAFGERWDSQYPQITRSWQGNWDNLITLFEYPPAIRKVIYTTNAIESLNSVLRKATKQRKLFPTDDSALKVAYLAIQQASKKWTMPIQNWKLALNRFIIEFGDRLNGHL; encoded by the coding sequence ATGGACCAAGACAAACTCAAAGCACTGGCTGCTGAGCTGGCCAAAGACATCAAGTCTGAAAAAGATCTCGGCACCCTCACCCAACAGCTGATCAAGCTCACCGTCGAAACCGCGCTCAATGCCGAAATGGACGAGCATCTGGGCTACGAGAAACACGCCCCACAAGGCCGCGGGACCGGCAACAATCGCAATGGCTATTCCACCAAACGCCTAAAAGGGCAGCACGGAGAAGTCACCATCCAGGCTCCTCGTGACCGTAACTCGTCCTTCGAGCCTCAGTTTGTCCGCAAGGGCCAGTCCCGCCTGACCCAGATGGACGACCAGATCCTCGCCCTCTACGCAAAGGGCTTGAGCACGCGGGATATCGTTGACGCATTCAAAGAGATGTATGACGCCGACATCTCGGCGGGGCTGGTATCGAAGGTGACCGAACGTGTCATCGAGCAGGTCCACGAATGGCAAAACCGGCCGCTGGATCCGCTCTATCCCATCGTTTATCTGGACTGCATTGTGCTGAAGATCCGCGCGAACCAGAGGGTGATCAACAAGTCGCTCTATCTGGCACTGGGCATCAATATGGAGGGTCACAAGGAGCTGCTGGGCCTGTGGCTGGCCGAGACCGAAGGGGCAAAGTTCTGGCTATCGGTCCTGACCGAGCTGAAGAATCGCGGCTTGGAAGACATCCTGATTGCGTGTGTGGACGGTCTCAAGGGCTTCCCTGATGCGATTGCTGTGGAGTATCCCCAGACCAAGGTGCAACTGTGTATCGTCCACATGGTGCGCAACTCGCTGCGCTATGTCTCCTGGAAGGACTACAAGGCGGTGACGGCGGATCTGAAGCAGATCTACCAGTCTGCGACGGAACGTGAGGCTCAGCAGGCGCTGGCGGCCTTCGGCGAGCGCTGGGATAGCCAGTACCCGCAGATAACGCGCTCCTGGCAGGGCAACTGGGATAATCTGATCACACTGTTCGAGTATCCCCCCGCCATCCGGAAGGTGATCTACACCACCAATGCTATCGAGTCGCTGAACAGCGTGCTGCGCAAGGCGACCAAGCAAAGGAAGCTCTTCCCGACCGATGACTCGGCGCTAAAAGTGGCGTACCTTGCGATACAGCAGGCCTCCAAGAAATGGACTATGCCGATCCAGAATTGGAAGCTTGCCCTAAATCGCTTTATTATCGAATTCGGTGATCGCCTGAACGGTCACCTGTAA